In the genome of Tissierella sp., the window ATTTGAAAACAATTCTTTTACATAGGGAGACCCATAGAACAACTCCAATGTCTACTAAGTCTATGTTATAGGATAATTCTACAATAGTCTTTTATCATTTCAATTTGTATATTTCTCCAATTTCCCTCATTAACTTCTTACATACTTCTTTTGCTTCTACAGTTTTTACTTGAATATCATTTAGTGAAGAAATTTGATAATAATATTCAAGCAGCTTCCTATCTTTTTCAGGTATATGGTTAGATATGTGTATTAAATGCAAATCAAAGTACTTTGGTGTATATTTTAATCTAACTAATTCAACCAGAGGATCAGCTACATACTTAAGATAATAAATAAAAGCTTCAAGATAGTTCTTACGCTCAACATATTTTAATACTCTTGAATGCTGCTTATATTTACTCCTGATTTCATCTAAGGCTTTCTGCATTAAATTTATATCTACCTGTTCATAATCTTTTATTATTGTGATAACACCTGATTTATCAAATATTACCTTAGGAAATTCTAGAATATCTCCTTCAACAAATCTAACCTCATCCTTATCTCTACTATGGCTTTGTATACAGAAGTCAATTATCAGATATTCACTAGACCCTTCAATATGGTAGTAGTTTTGATGTATCTTAGGGTGACTATGATCTACATTGAATTTAAAATCCAACTTTCCTAACTTAGAAAATTCCTCTTCAGCAATCTGAAAAATTTTATCTTCATACCCATCTTCTACATCAAGCCAAATATCTATGTCTGAATATTTATCAACGGCATTTAATCCATCTGCACCTTCTAACCAATATGCATGTACTTCCTTCACAGAAATAAACCTATCTTTAATTAAATTAATTATCATGTCTCTATCTATCTTACTCATATCCCTTTTCTCCCAACAATATATTTTCTAAAGGTTTTACCACTAATACTATTCAACAAAACTTTCCAAATTCCTTCTTTTATTAGTTAATATTTTTATTTAAGTGGTGAAAATAGCTTTTAACCTTATTTGTGTAAAAAGAGAAGCTATATTCTAGCTTCTCTTCATCACTCTTATCGTTGTTAGTCTCTATTTAATCTTGCTACTCCTTGGAATTCCTGCACCCTTTATTTTAAACTCAGTACTAATAATTGAGTAAATTTTCTCACTTATAATCAATATTTTAAATTTCTGAATTGCTTATTTGATTTGTATATAATTTCATACTATTTCAATAATAACTAAATCAAAGAATTAATAACTTTAGGTCCCTTAATAATCAACCAATAAAAATGCTCAAAAGTTGTAGATAAACGGTCAAATGTTTTAACAGATGCGGGACTCAGTGCATTCTCCCATTCATCTCGTTTTAATCCTGTATCACAACCTGATAAATAAACATACTGAAGACTTGCACTTATATTATTACTCTCAACATTTTCAGGTCCATAGAAAATGTTATCTTGAAGTATTATATACCCTTCTGATCCATGAGATGCAACAAATATAAAACGTCCATTCTCCAAAGCATAATCTATTGTATTGTTATTCAAGGGTACAACGGCAACACTATTGCCTCCCCAACGATTAATAGCGATAGTTGAATCAAAATAAAATCCAAGAGTAAATACCCACCTTGGTATATACCCCATATCATCATATAATAGAAATATCTCTGCTCCTTCTACCTCTGTTTGAGCTATAGAAGATGAGTGAATTGCTACTATAATTATCAATATAATTAGAAAGTGATGGAATGCTGTTAATACTGTTGAAAACCTTGTATGAGTAAAATTTGAAAATAGCGATATTCTCGGATCACGCCCAATTATTGCACTAACAATTCCTCCTAGCCAAATGATTAAACATATAAATAATAAGCAACCCAATATGTAGAAACAAAGCTCCATTGGTATAGTTAATGCAAGATTACGATAAAAATACACTATAAATGTTTGTATACTAAAACAAATAAAAAAGATTATAAAACTACAGAATAGCAGAAAGTTTATAGCTAATGCTTGTAAGTAATGATAATTCTTCCTAGGTTTTCTATGTTGAATAGCATTAAATAACCAGTGAAATGGTATAAAACCAATATAATAACTAATATTTAATAATTTTTTATACATACCTTCTAACCTCTCTCATCAAAATAATAAATTTCTTTCTTCATAAAAGTATCTAATAGAAAAACATGAATCTATGATTTTTAAATAAGGCTCTACATCTTCTAAAATCTCAACTCCAATTTGCCTTTAGGTAAAAATTTTATTATTTCATATAATCAATAAAAGTATATTAGAAGTAAAATCTAATTAGTCTAGTTTTAGAATAAGCCCCTGCACTTTCCATGCTCTTTTTCGAGTTGTGATTATAATACCAACACCCTGAAAATGCTCTAAATCCATTGTTTTGGACAATGTGTTTCAGGTTTTGTAATATATTTGCTGCTATTCCTTGACAACGGTATTCTTCACAAACATACATACCTATGCTGGCAACATCTTCTATAACTCTTCCATATTGAATAACACCGAAACCAACAACCTTGTTATTATACTCAGCTATGTATATTTTTAGAAAACCAAGTCCCTTCCGAATGCTTTCAATTTCCCCGTTTAGAAAATCGCCGCTTAGTTTCAATATCTGATGATCATTATCAATGTCTGCAAGCCTTAACTGCAATACTTTCTGACGTTCTTTAATTATTTCCTTATCTGTATAAACTGCAAAATATGCTTGTTTTTCAATTCTTGCAAAACTATCAATGCAGTGACTAAGGAAAAATTCATCACCAGTTACAATCATTGCATTTGTAACTGATTCATACTTCTTGACTTTAGCAAATAGCTCTTGTGATTGATTTGCATAATGATTAAAAACATTAAACAGTGTGATTGTAGAACTTTCATGAATAGAGAAATACCCAACAATTTCATTACATAAAGTCATTTTATAATGATTGCTTTCAAGAACATGGTCTTCCCAAAAGGAATCAACCACAATGTTGTTCTTTCTTAGATAATCACTAACAATTTTATGAATTTCCTCCCACCTACACAATTTAAATTCGATTTCTGATATTCCTTCCAAATTACAACCTCCATTCT includes:
- a CDS encoding GNAT family N-acetyltransferase, which codes for MEGISEIEFKLCRWEEIHKIVSDYLRKNNIVVDSFWEDHVLESNHYKMTLCNEIVGYFSIHESSTITLFNVFNHYANQSQELFAKVKKYESVTNAMIVTGDEFFLSHCIDSFARIEKQAYFAVYTDKEIIKERQKVLQLRLADIDNDHQILKLSGDFLNGEIESIRKGLGFLKIYIAEYNNKVVGFGVIQYGRVIEDVASIGMYVCEEYRCQGIAANILQNLKHIVQNNGFRAFSGCWYYNHNSKKSMESAGAYSKTRLIRFYF